The sequence CGCAATCTGGAACGTCCGCAGCAATCCCTTGTGAAACAGCTCATGCGGCGGCAACCCGGTAATGTCCTCGCCCGCCATGGTCACCCGCCCCGAAGTGGGCGGCAAGACACCGGCAATCACGTTGAACAGGGTCGTCTTGCCCGCCCCGTTGGGGCCGATCAACCCGGTTATCGTACCTTCCGCGATGCTCAGGCTTGCGCCATCCACGGCGTGAAACCCGCCGAAATGCTTGTGCAGATCCTCGACGACGATCATGCAAGTCCCCCCGAAACGGCCTCAGTCGACCGCCTAGTTATTGTTGGAGCGGCCCCGTGCCATCCACGGGACCGCCCGTTACCCTAGTCGGACAGTCGGATCAACGGTATTCGACCGTCTCGATCTTGCCATCCTCGAAGATGATCTCGCGGTAGCTGCCCGCCGATTCACCCGGCCCGATCAGTTCGACGGCGGTGGCGCCGACGTAATCCACGTCACCGCCCCCGGCGATGATCTCCAGCGCCTTGCCCAGCTCACCGGGATAGATCTTTTCGCCCGGCGCATTGGCCACGTCCATCACGTGATCCTTGTAATCGCCCGGCTCGACCGATTCCGCCGCCTGCATCGCCAGAAGCATCAGCGCCGCCGCGTCATAGCTTTCCGGCGCGAAGGGCGAGGTGGCTTCGAAACTGTCTCCCACCATCTCCTGGAACTTGGCCACGCCGGGGCTGTCTGTGCCCGGGTGCTGGCCGGTCGATCCGTCGATCTCGTCGCCGAAGTTCTCCTCCAGCGCCGTGCCGATCATCCCGTCGGGGAAGTGGAAGGTGTCAAACGCCCCCGAATCCAGCGCCGAGCGCACGATGCCGCTGCCGCCCTGGTCCACGTAACCGGCCACGACCAGAAGGTCACCGCCCCCCGAGGCCAGCGCGCCCACTTCCGCCGAATAGTCGGCCTTGCCGTCTTCATGCGCCGCGTTGATGGTGATCGTGCCGCCCATATCCTCGTAGGCCTTGGCGAAACTGTCGGCTAGCCCCTTGCCATAGTCGTTGTTGGTATAGGTCAGGGCGACCTCCTCGTTGCCGCGATCCATCAGGATCTTGGCCATGATCTCGCCCTGGCGCGCATCCGATGGCGCGGTGCGGAAGAACAAACCGTTGTCCTCGGCTGAGGACAGCGCCGGCGAGGTCGCCGATGGCGAAATCATCACCACGCCGTTGGGCACCGCGACGTTGCTCAGAACGGCCCCAGTCACGCCCGAGCAATCCGCCCCCATGATCCCCTTGACCCCCTCCGAGGTGATCAGGCGTTCGGCCGCGGCACTCGCCGCCCCGGCATCGATACAGGTGCTGTCGGCACGCACCGGCTCAACGCTCATCCCATCCAGAAGCTTGCCGCTTTCGGTGACTTCGCCCATCGCCATTTCGGCGCCTGCCGCCATATGTGGCGTCAGCGACTCGATCGGCCCGGTAAAGCCAAGGATCACGCCGATTTTCACCGCGTGATTATCGGCCTGTGCCCCCCCGGCCAGAAGCGCGGCAGCGGCGGTTGCGGTCAGAAATCTCTTCATGTCTTTGTCTCCCTGTGGAACGCTTTTCCAAGCGCGAGGTTATGGGTTACGCGCCAAAACGCAAGCGGTTTCAGGGGCGCGGCAGGGCAAGCCGGGATTTGACCTTGGGTCACGTCACACCCATCTTCCTGACACAGGCACCACGACAACAGGAGACCGCCATGCCCCGTCTTGCCCCTCTCGTCGGCTTCGCCCTTGCCCTGACATTCAGTCAATCGGCACAGGCCATGGACAGCAGCGCAGGCCGCCTGGACGTCACACCCATCGTCACCGGCCTCGACACCCCGTGGGCGGTTGACACATTGCCAAACGGGACGATCCTGATCACGGAAAGGCGCGGGCGCCTCCTGGCGGTCGATGAAGGGGGGGCACGGGACATTTCCGGTGTCGGTCAGGTGGCCGCACGCGGGCAGGGCGGGTTGCTCGACATCCTCGTCCCGCGCGACTTCGCGCAAAGCCGTGAACTTCTGTTCACCTATTCCAAACCTCAACCGGGCGGGACCGGCACGGCGCTGGCCCGGGCCACCCTCTCCGAGGGCCTCGACCGCCTCACCGATTGGCGCGTGCTGTGGGAACTCACCCCCGGCTCCACCGGCGGGCGGCACTTCGGCTCCCGCCTCGTGGAGGCCCCCGATGGCACGATCTTCCTCACCGTTGGGGACCGTGGCGACCGCCCCTCGGCCCAGGATCTCGGCCGCGAAAACGGTTCGGTCCTGCGGCTCAACCGCGATGGCACCATCCCCGCCGACAACCCCTTTGCCGGCCAAC comes from Roseovarius bejariae and encodes:
- a CDS encoding ABC transporter substrate-binding protein is translated as MKRFLTATAAAALLAGGAQADNHAVKIGVILGFTGPIESLTPHMAAGAEMAMGEVTESGKLLDGMSVEPVRADSTCIDAGAASAAAERLITSEGVKGIMGADCSGVTGAVLSNVAVPNGVVMISPSATSPALSSAEDNGLFFRTAPSDARQGEIMAKILMDRGNEEVALTYTNNDYGKGLADSFAKAYEDMGGTITINAAHEDGKADYSAEVGALASGGGDLLVVAGYVDQGGSGIVRSALDSGAFDTFHFPDGMIGTALEENFGDEIDGSTGQHPGTDSPGVAKFQEMVGDSFEATSPFAPESYDAAALMLLAMQAAESVEPGDYKDHVMDVANAPGEKIYPGELGKALEIIAGGGDVDYVGATAVELIGPGESAGSYREIIFEDGKIETVEYR
- a CDS encoding PQQ-dependent sugar dehydrogenase, translated to MPRLAPLVGFALALTFSQSAQAMDSSAGRLDVTPIVTGLDTPWAVDTLPNGTILITERRGRLLAVDEGGARDISGVGQVAARGQGGLLDILVPRDFAQSRELLFTYSKPQPGGTGTALARATLSEGLDRLTDWRVLWELTPGSTGGRHFGSRLVEAPDGTIFLTVGDRGDRPSAQDLGRENGSVLRLNRDGTIPADNPFAGQQDVRPEIWSYGHRNPQGAALDPKGQLYTVEHGARGGDEVNRIAKGANYGWPVISYGRHYSGAKIGDGTAKPGMEQPVHYWDPSIAPSGMMFHDGKEIPEWRGNAFVGSLKFNHIARLAGTPLREVERLDSPETLRVRDVIQGPDGAIWFLSEGRGALYRITKP